A portion of the Gigantopelta aegis isolate Gae_Host chromosome 10, Gae_host_genome, whole genome shotgun sequence genome contains these proteins:
- the LOC121383779 gene encoding tigger transposable element-derived protein 4-like: MIVDNCPAHPHVTGLTNVELIFLPPNTTSHTQPMDQGVIQNLKVHYQKHIIVRHLATIDKKTEVKLSVLDALRFLKLAWDNVSVGTINHCFRHAGFINTTESANPEYESDPYDDVPLSHLVTNGVTLMEYARADDSLVTCAPISDNSIVEEVLAARTPVVAEPEPESDTENDDTADIPPPSLTSATEALSY; encoded by the coding sequence ATGATTGTTGATAACTGCCCCGCCCACCCTCATGTCACTGGTCTTACCAATGTAGAACTGATATTTCTCCCCCCAAACACCACGAGTCATACTCAACCAATGGATCAGGGTGTTATTCAAAATCTAAAAGTGCACtatcaaaaacatattattgtCAGACACCTTGCCACCATAGACAAAAAAACTGAAGTTAAACTTTCGGTTTTGGATGCCCTCCGATTTTTAAAACTTGCGTGGGATAACGTATCAGTAGGGACAATTAACCACTGTTTCCGCCATGCAGGCTTCATTAATACAACTGAGTCGGCCAATCCGGAGTATGAAAGTGACCCCTACGACGATGTTCCCTTGTCACACCTAGTAACCAACGGTGTGACTTTAATGGAATATGCACGTGCCGATGACAGCCTGGTCACCTGTGCTCCCATTTCCGACAACAGCATTGTTGAAGAGGTGTTGGCTGCCCGGACCCCTGTTGTAGCAGAACCAGAGCCAGAGAGTGATACGGAAAATGACGACACTGCCGATATTCCCCCGCCGTCGTTGACATCAGCAACAGAGGCACTGAGTTATTAA